One segment of Nostoc flagelliforme CCNUN1 DNA contains the following:
- a CDS encoding WGR domain-containing protein, with translation MEIYLVFVDAIQNSNKFWAAIVEDGNLTVQWGRVGYQAQTKVHTLGNHQRAVSKFNNLVAEKKSKGYSESQPEIDASRSVADIRRAIQLLNIIRPCIANRIFHDGYVSALNEYLKIVPTPLGMQIDYHGIYRTVADVDYQMELLNSLLTTPAPQVAAVAVGHAPEATAEPKVVSLKTISKNFWRHL, from the coding sequence ATGGAAATCTATTTAGTCTTTGTTGATGCTATCCAGAACAGCAATAAATTCTGGGCGGCCATTGTCGAAGATGGTAATTTAACAGTGCAGTGGGGTAGAGTCGGCTATCAAGCACAGACTAAAGTCCACACATTAGGCAATCATCAAAGAGCCGTTAGCAAATTCAACAATCTGGTAGCAGAAAAAAAATCCAAAGGTTACAGCGAAAGTCAGCCAGAGATTGATGCTAGCCGTAGTGTTGCAGACATTAGACGAGCTATTCAATTATTGAATATTATCCGTCCTTGTATTGCTAATAGGATTTTTCACGATGGCTATGTTAGTGCCCTAAATGAATATCTGAAAATTGTCCCTACGCCTTTGGGAATGCAAATAGATTATCACGGAATTTACCGTACTGTTGCAGATGTCGATTATCAAATGGAATTACTCAATTCTCTGTTAACGACACCTGCACCACAAGTTGCTGCTGTGGCTGTTGGTCATGCCCCTGAAGCAACAGCAGAACCCAAGGTAGTCAGTCTCAAGACTATCAGCAAGAACTTCTGGCGACATCTTTAG
- a CDS encoding response regulator transcription factor has protein sequence MMKKILVIEDEPQTREILVESLEAEGFDVISAENGHIGINQVKEHGQAFASHTL, from the coding sequence ATGATGAAAAAGATTTTAGTAATAGAAGATGAGCCACAAACACGAGAGATATTAGTAGAGAGTTTAGAAGCAGAAGGTTTCGATGTTATTAGTGCAGAAAACGGTCACATTGGTATTAATCAAGTAAAAGAGCATGGACAAGCTTTCGCCAGTCACACTCTTTAA